From a region of the Nerophis lumbriciformis linkage group LG06, RoL_Nlum_v2.1, whole genome shotgun sequence genome:
- the pop4 gene encoding ribonuclease P protein subunit p29 isoform X1: MDEAAVNKTIPRDLGRVLDVEPQVDYKAKAFTKAFLQNSTEHHARLDTQSVLDRKALILKYARPKKSKLKNRRAKGLNAHQKRKMKIFNIKTEHQRYELFLPLHYLWRQYIIDLCGRLNQTSSPQAVQQKLLKADLHGAIMTVVRSKCPSYVGTTGILIQEFKHVFKFITQQDKMKAPDDANICQWIVNAWADISVTTVVRAFRKAGFTELLNNSDTDSDYFDETEPAILDLTFAQLFTSDTEDEGFTNEE, from the exons ATGGACG AAGCTGCTGTGAACAAGACGATTCCTCGTGACCTAGGGAGAGTTCTTGATGTTGAG cCCCAGGTTGACTATAAAGCCAAGGCCTTCACCAAAGCATTCCTTCAGAACAGCACTGAGCACCATGCACGTCTTGATACACAAAGTGTGTTGGATCGCAAGGCATTGATCTTGAAGTATGCCAGACCTAAGAAAAGCAAACTCAAGAACAGGAGAGCCAAAGGTTTAAATGCTCATCAAAAGAGGAAAATGAAGATCTTCAATATAAAGACTGAACACCAGAG GTATGAGCTTTTCCTGCCTCTGCATTATCTCTGGAGACAGTACATCATTGACCTTTGTGGTCGTTTAAATCAAACAAG TAGTCCACAGGCTGTCCAGCAGAAGCTTTTGAAGGCAGACTTGCATGGTGCCATCATGACAG TGGTTCGGTCCAAATGTCCATCTTATGTGGGGACAACAGGTATTCTGATCCAGGAGTTCAAACATGTGTTCAAATTTATCACCCAACAAGACAAAATGAAAG cgccagacgatgccaacatctgccagtggatcgtaaatgcctgggcagatatttcggtcacaactgtggtccgagctttccggaaggcaggattcacagaactgctgaataacagtgacactgactccgattacttcgacgagacggagccggccattttggatctcacatttgcccaacttttcacttcggacaccgaagacgaaggatttacgaatgaagaataa
- the pop4 gene encoding ribonuclease P protein subunit p29 isoform X2 — protein MDEAAVNKTIPRDLGRVLDVEPQVDYKAKAFTKAFLQNSTEHHARLDTQSVLDRKALILKYARPKKSKLKNRRAKGLNAHQKRKMKIFNIKTEHQSSPQAVQQKLLKADLHGAIMTVVRSKCPSYVGTTGILIQEFKHVFKFITQQDKMKAPDDANICQWIVNAWADISVTTVVRAFRKAGFTELLNNSDTDSDYFDETEPAILDLTFAQLFTSDTEDEGFTNEE, from the exons ATGGACG AAGCTGCTGTGAACAAGACGATTCCTCGTGACCTAGGGAGAGTTCTTGATGTTGAG cCCCAGGTTGACTATAAAGCCAAGGCCTTCACCAAAGCATTCCTTCAGAACAGCACTGAGCACCATGCACGTCTTGATACACAAAGTGTGTTGGATCGCAAGGCATTGATCTTGAAGTATGCCAGACCTAAGAAAAGCAAACTCAAGAACAGGAGAGCCAAAGGTTTAAATGCTCATCAAAAGAGGAAAATGAAGATCTTCAATATAAAGACTGAACACCAGAG TAGTCCACAGGCTGTCCAGCAGAAGCTTTTGAAGGCAGACTTGCATGGTGCCATCATGACAG TGGTTCGGTCCAAATGTCCATCTTATGTGGGGACAACAGGTATTCTGATCCAGGAGTTCAAACATGTGTTCAAATTTATCACCCAACAAGACAAAATGAAAG cgccagacgatgccaacatctgccagtggatcgtaaatgcctgggcagatatttcggtcacaactgtggtccgagctttccggaaggcaggattcacagaactgctgaataacagtgacactgactccgattacttcgacgagacggagccggccattttggatctcacatttgcccaacttttcacttcggacaccgaagacgaaggatttacgaatgaagaataa